In Exiguobacterium acetylicum, the genomic stretch ATGCCGCCAGTAAGACAGCAAGCGAACTCACGACGAGTGGTGTTTTCCATTTCCCCATGATGATTCAGCTCCTCTTGTTAATTTGATAACGCATGGATCACGGATTAAGTAGCAGATGGATTATGTAGTTCTATCTGAGTCATCTGTTCTTAATAAGTGATAATGATTATCATTGTCATGTTCACCGAGAATGATAGCAGACGATTTTAGAAGACGCAACGCTCATTTCCAGCCAAATGGCTGTCCGAATTTTTACCTTCTATAAACTATACGAAAATAAAAAAATGATAATCTTTCTCATTTAGGACTAGAATTAGGACCATCGAACGTTTTTTACAAAAACAGGTTTAAACGATAGTCAAAAGAGAAAGTGGTAATAAATGTAACCTTTTCGTTTTTCAAATCAGAGACGCTGCAGAAGATGACTTCGAAATGAGGTGCTGTATGAATCAACCATTTGAAGACTTGAAGATGTATCAAAATTTTGATGAATTGGCAGATGATGTCCTCGATTTTGCGAAAGAAATTCTACCCGAGCAGATGCTTTATTTATCAGCGATCGAAGCAGGACAACAACGGATGTTGAAGATTGCGAACGACAAAGCAGATATCCCGATGGTGGAAGGCATGCAGATTGAATTGAACCAATCGTTATGTAAGCTGATTGATTTCGAAGCGAGACAGCCGGTCGTGCTCGAAGATATTCCGAACGCGGAACAACTCGGCGACTGGCGAAAGGGTTTGGAGGACGCTCACGTCCGGTCCTACTTGGGTATTCCAATCGTCTTGACGAGCGGGGAGACGTTCGGCACATTATGTGCGATCAATAATCGGGTCAGCTTGTATGAACAGAAGAATGTTCAGCTGTTGCAACGGATCGTCCGACTCTTCTTGTACTATTTGGAGCTTGAGCGTCATGCTTGGAAGGATGCGTTGACAGGACTGCATAATCGACGGTACTTAACGAAGCAGTTCGAGGAGCATCCCGGGCAGACAGGGGCCGTCTTCTTCCTTGATCTCGATGGCTTTA encodes the following:
- a CDS encoding sensor domain-containing diguanylate cyclase, which produces MNQPFEDLKMYQNFDELADDVLDFAKEILPEQMLYLSAIEAGQQRMLKIANDKADIPMVEGMQIELNQSLCKLIDFEARQPVVLEDIPNAEQLGDWRKGLEDAHVRSYLGIPIVLTSGETFGTLCAINNRVSLYEQKNVQLLQRIVRLFLYYLELERHAWKDALTGLHNRRYLTKQFEEHPGQTGAVFFLDLDGFKQVNDVYGHETGDIVLQEVAQRLRQFVREQDDAMAVRLGGDEFILHFGHSDSKAGWERLAERIVTALSEWETDYRVSTSIGIVMYDTAFRPELQALLQQADVALYAAKSSGKNTYQFYELVKE